The DNA window TCAACGTCACCGGCCTGGTCTCCACCCACCCGACCCCCAGGTCGGTGCTGGCCGGGTTGCTCGTGCTGGCGCTGCTCTGGTGGTGCTGGACGGTGCTGGCGACCCTGGGCAACCTGGCTCGCCTCGACAAGGGCATCCTGCCGGTGTTCGGCCTCGGCATCACCGTCGCCACGTTCGTGCTGGCGATCACCATCCCGCAGGCCTTCCGGAACCAGCTCGACGACCTGGCGGGCCCGATCGTGTTCGCGCTGGCCTATCTGGTCGTGCGCGGTCTCACGCTGGGCGCGTTCCTGTTCGTGCTGACCGGCGTCGGTCGAGCCCGCTGGCAACTGGCGCTCGTCTCCGCGCCGCCGGTGGTGGCCGCCGTCCTCGTCGTCCTCGCCGCCACGGCGGCGTGGTGGGCCCCGCCGGACGTGCGGTTCGACGCCCGTCTCGGCCTGTGGACGGCCGCGCTCCTGGCCGAGTATTCGGTCGGTCTGATCCTGCCCTACGCCAGGTGGACGGTCGCCTCGGCCGGGCACTGGGCCGAACGCCACTCCCTGATCATCCTGATCGCGCTCGGCGAGGCGGTCATCTCGCTGGGGCTCGGGCCGGGACGGTTCGAGCGTCTCGCGCTGTCCGCACCGGTGATCGCCGGGTCGGCCCTCGGCATCCTGCTGCTCGCGGCCCTGTGGTGGCTGCACTTCGACACCCTCGCGCCCAGCGTGGAGCAAGCCATGCACGGCACCCGGGACGTGCGGCGGATCTCGCTGGCCCGAGATGTCTTCACCTACCTCCACCTGCTGATGATCCTGAGTGTCATCGCCGTCGCGCTCGGGCTGAAGTTCGTCCTCGAAGCGGTCGCCCAGGTCCTCGTCGAGCCGCTGAGATGGGCCGGGGTGGTCGCCCTCTACGGCGGGGTCGCACTGTTTCTGCTGACCGAGGTCGCGGTGGTCGCGCGCACGTTCCGCCGCACGCGGCCCACCAGGATCGTCACCGCCACCGCCGTGTGCCTGCTGAGCTGGCCGGCGACGCTGGTCCCACCCCTCGCCGCGCTGGACTGGCTGGTGGCGGTCCTGATCGCCCTCATCGTGGTCGACCGGTTCACCGGCGCCGCCGCCCGCCGCCGGATCAAGGCTTCGCTGCGGCACGAGGAAGAGGCGGTCGAGCGGGCGGTCAGCCAGTGGCGGCGGGAGAACCTCTGACAGACGTGGTCCGCGAGGGCGCACGCCGCGACGACATCGAGATCGTCCACTACGAGCCGCAGGTGGCCGCCGGCTCCAAGGCCGAACGACGGGTCGGTCGTACAGTCGCCGCGCTGTTCCTGGCGGCGGGCCTGTCGGCCATGCTGTTCCTGGCCGTCTACATCTGGTGGCCGTGGCGCTACCGCCTCGTCGGCGGCATCGAGGAGCACTACACGCCCCTCCTGGGACTGACCCTCGGCGTCGCGCTGCTCGCGGTGGGCTTCGGGATCCTCGTGTGGGGCAAGAAGCTGCTGCCCAAGGAGGTGCCGGTTCAGGACCGCCACGACGCGCCCTCCTCCGCCGAGGATCGGCGCATCACGGGGCAGACCATGCTCTACCTGGCCGACGAACTCGGGATCAAGAGGCGCCCCCTGCTCGGGGCGTCCCTGCTCGCCGGGCTGCTCCCGGTCGGGGCGGTCGTCGCCGCTCCCCTGGTCGGCGGGCTCATCCGTAACCCCGACGACGACCGGGAACTGTTCCGCACCGGATTCGCCCCCGCCGACGACAACGGCGCCGTCACCAGGATCCGCCTCCTGCGGGAGGACGGACGCCCGATCCGGCCCTCGGACATCCTGCCCGGAGGGCAGGTCACCGCCTTCCCCGGCATCCCGCACAGCGTCGGCAACGAATACGCCGACTCGGTCACAGTGCTCATCCACCTGCCCGCCCAGGACGCCCTGGTCGGCCGGCAGAACAACCGGGAGGCCGGCAAGCAGGACTGGATGTGGGGCGACTTCATCGCCTACTCCAAGATCTGCACCCACGCCGGCTGTCCCGCCAGCCGCTACGAGCAACAGACGAACCGCCTGCTCGCCCGTGCCACCAGTCCCAGTTCCTCATCACCGACAACGCCCAACCCGTCTTCGGCCCCGCCGACCGGCCATCACCACAACTACCCATCGAGGTCGACGACGAGGGCTTCTTCGTCGCCTCCTCCGACTACCAGGCCCCCATCGGACCCGACTTCTGGGAGCGACCCTGATGAGCGCCCCACCCCCACCCACCGATGGCACGGCGGTCGTGCGCGCATGGCGCTGCTGGCCGCACTCGCCACGGCACACCTGCT is part of the Micromonospora sp. WMMD980 genome and encodes:
- a CDS encoding low temperature requirement protein A, with the protein product MSAPIAVRQSPWLTPIVPGTRVTRLELFFDLIFVFAFLNVTGLVSTHPTPRSVLAGLLVLALLWWCWTVLATLGNLARLDKGILPVFGLGITVATFVLAITIPQAFRNQLDDLAGPIVFALAYLVVRGLTLGAFLFVLTGVGRARWQLALVSAPPVVAAVLVVLAATAAWWAPPDVRFDARLGLWTAALLAEYSVGLILPYARWTVASAGHWAERHSLIILIALGEAVISLGLGPGRFERLALSAPVIAGSALGILLLAALWWLHFDTLAPSVEQAMHGTRDVRRISLARDVFTYLHLLMILSVIAVALGLKFVLEAVAQVLVEPLRWAGVVALYGGVALFLLTEVAVVARTFRRTRPTRIVTATAVCLLSWPATLVPPLAALDWLVAVLIALIVVDRFTGAAARRRIKASLRHEEEAVERAVSQWRRENL